In the genome of Bordetella avium, the window CGCAAAACGCGCGCGCGCCAACATCAGCAAATCGTTGGCCCCGTCTCCCAGAGCGATGGTCTGTTCCACGGTCGCGCCATGCGCGGCGGTGAAGGCCTCGAGGTGGCGGGCCTTGGCCGCGCCGTCGAGAATGTCGCCCAATACCTGGCCGGTCAATTTGCCATCAGCATCTATTTCCAGCGTATTGGCGTAGGCGCTATCGAGCTTGAGACGCTTGCGCAAACGCTCGGTGAAAAACGTAAAGCCCCCCGAAACCAACAGGGTCTTGATGCCAGCCGCCTGTGCGCAGGCCAATAGTTGTTCGGCGCCAGGATTGAGGCACAAGCGTTCTTCATAGACGCGCTCGAGCACGCTTGCCGGCGTGCCCTGCAACAGGGCGACCCGGCGACGCAGGCTTTCGGAGAAGTCTTTGATTTCGCCGCGCATGGCGGCTTCGGTAATCTGAGCCACCTGCTCACCGATACCGGCGCAAGCCGCAATCTCATCGATGCACTCGATATTGATGAGCGTGGAGTCCATATCCATCGCCAACACCTTGCAGCTCGACAGAGCCAGACCCGCCGGCACGAACGCGGCATCGACCGCATGCCCCTCGGCCCACTTACGCACCTCGGCGCGCGTGGCCTCGTCATCCTCGACGTTGAGCAAACGCGCAGCGGTGGCGCTGATGCGGGCGATGCCATCGGCCTGCGCCAGGGCAGCCA includes:
- the serB gene encoding phosphoserine phosphatase SerB, with protein sequence MSTNLIIQSPGLTAHHAEQLAALAQADGIARISATAARLLNVEDDEATRAEVRKWAEGHAVDAAFVPAGLALSSCKVLAMDMDSTLINIECIDEIAACAGIGEQVAQITEAAMRGEIKDFSESLRRRVALLQGTPASVLERVYEERLCLNPGAEQLLACAQAAGIKTLLVSGGFTFFTERLRKRLKLDSAYANTLEIDADGKLTGQVLGDILDGAAKARHLEAFTAAHGATVEQTIALGDGANDLLMLARARFAVAYHAKPIVRQQTAYALNVSGLDGVLNWFER